A region from the Flavobacterium enshiense genome encodes:
- a CDS encoding SPFH domain-containing protein, whose product MITLPILLVIGFFLFLASFFTVKQQTAVIVERFGKFNSIRQSGLQIKIPVFDRIAGRVNLRIQQLDVIIETKTKDNVFVKMKVSVQFKVLQEKVYDAFYKLEFPHDQITSYVFDVVRAEVPKLILDDVFERKDDIAVAVKRELNEAMTTYGYEIINTLVTDIDPDIQVKNAMNRINAADREKTAAEYEAEAQRIRIVAKAKAEAESKRLQGQGIADQRREIARGLVESVEVLNNVGINSQEASALIVVTQHYDTLQSIGADTNSNLILLPNSPQAGSDMLNNMVASFSASNQIGETMKNQPKRTKKKDDHTSLDYNPSDPE is encoded by the coding sequence ATGATAACACTTCCTATTTTATTAGTGATCGGATTCTTTCTGTTTCTGGCCTCTTTTTTCACTGTTAAACAGCAAACGGCTGTAATTGTAGAGCGCTTTGGTAAGTTTAACAGTATCAGACAATCCGGTTTACAGATTAAAATTCCGGTTTTTGATCGTATTGCCGGACGTGTAAATCTGAGAATACAGCAATTGGATGTTATCATTGAAACAAAAACGAAAGATAACGTATTCGTAAAAATGAAAGTTTCTGTTCAGTTTAAAGTATTGCAGGAGAAAGTGTATGATGCTTTTTACAAATTGGAATTTCCTCATGATCAGATTACTTCCTATGTATTCGACGTGGTACGTGCCGAGGTGCCAAAGTTGATTTTGGACGATGTTTTTGAGCGTAAAGATGATATAGCAGTTGCGGTAAAACGTGAACTGAATGAGGCGATGACTACTTACGGATATGAAATTATCAATACATTGGTTACCGATATTGACCCGGATATTCAGGTGAAAAACGCCATGAACCGTATCAATGCTGCCGACCGTGAGAAAACTGCTGCCGAATATGAAGCGGAAGCTCAACGTATAAGAATTGTAGCCAAAGCCAAAGCGGAAGCAGAAAGCAAGCGTTTGCAAGGCCAAGGTATTGCCGATCAGCGAAGAGAAATAGCTCGTGGTTTGGTGGAAAGTGTGGAAGTGTTGAATAATGTTGGAATTAATTCTCAGGAGGCATCGGCTTTAATAGTGGTGACGCAACATTATGATACCCTTCAGTCTATTGGAGCTGATACTAATTCAAACCTGATTTTGTTGCCAAATTCACCACAGGCGGGAAGTGATATGTTGAACAACATGGTGGCTTCTTTTTCGGCCAGCAATCAGATTGGTGAAACCATGAAAAATCAACCGAAACGAACTAAGAAAAAAGATGACCACACGTCTTTGGATTACAATCCGTCAGATCCTGAATAA
- the rpiB gene encoding ribose 5-phosphate isomerase B: MKISIGNDHAGPDYKKAIVQHLEAQGHTVINHGTDSTDSVDYPDFGHAVATDVQNGTADFGIVICGSGNGIAISANKHQSVRAALCWMNEIAALARQHNDANVISIPARYTNIKQAVEMVDTFLNTDFEGGRHATRVNKIACQ, encoded by the coding sequence ATGAAAATCTCCATCGGAAACGACCACGCCGGACCAGATTACAAAAAAGCAATTGTTCAACATTTGGAAGCACAAGGACATACCGTGATCAATCACGGAACCGACTCTACAGACAGTGTGGATTATCCTGATTTCGGTCACGCAGTAGCTACAGATGTACAAAACGGGACGGCCGATTTCGGTATTGTCATCTGCGGAAGCGGAAACGGAATAGCCATTTCAGCCAATAAACACCAGAGCGTTCGCGCTGCTTTGTGCTGGATGAATGAAATTGCGGCATTGGCCCGTCAGCACAACGATGCTAACGTTATAAGTATTCCGGCACGTTATACCAATATAAAACAGGCCGTGGAAATGGTAGATACGTTTTTAAACACCGATTTTGAAGGTGGAAGACACGCTACCAGAGTAAATAAAATTGCCTGTCAGTAA
- a CDS encoding YtxH domain-containing protein gives MSDNTGKTVLALLAGAAIGAGLGILFAPDKGSETRRKIKEGLDHEKDVLKHRLSEVTDNIKSRFSRAKMDLESEFDHLLASNNHKKEEIIETLEKKLAELKNQAANASK, from the coding sequence ATGTCTGACAACACAGGAAAAACAGTATTGGCTCTTTTGGCTGGAGCAGCAATCGGAGCCGGACTCGGAATCTTATTTGCCCCAGATAAAGGTTCAGAAACAAGAAGAAAAATCAAAGAAGGTCTTGACCACGAAAAAGACGTTCTGAAACATCGCTTAAGTGAAGTTACGGATAATATCAAATCGAGATTTTCAAGAGCAAAAATGGATCTGGAAAGCGAATTTGACCATTTGCTTGCCAGCAACAATCATAAGAAAGAAGAAATTATTGAAACCTTAGAAAAAAAATTGGCCGAATTGAAAAACCAGGCTGCAAACGCTAGTAAATAA
- the folB gene encoding dihydroneopterin aldolase has translation MGVIKLKNIRTFSYHGCLVEEGKIGSDYSVDLEIKTDLRKSSFSDELNDTVDYVHLNKIVVEEMDIRSKLLEHVAQRIIARIFKETPSVSRIIVAVSKLNPPIGGDVEAVTIQIEEYRN, from the coding sequence ATGGGAGTTATAAAATTAAAAAATATCAGAACGTTTTCCTATCATGGTTGTCTGGTAGAAGAAGGTAAAATTGGGTCGGATTATTCGGTGGATTTGGAAATTAAGACCGATTTACGCAAATCGTCTTTTTCAGATGAATTGAATGATACCGTTGATTATGTACACCTGAACAAAATTGTGGTTGAAGAGATGGATATTCGTTCCAAGTTGTTGGAGCACGTGGCACAACGCATTATTGCACGTATTTTTAAAGAAACGCCTTCGGTTTCCAGAATTATTGTAGCGGTTTCCAAATTGAATCCACCTATTGGAGGTGATGTTGAGGCAGTTACCATTCAGATTGAAGAATACCGCAATTAA
- a CDS encoding LysE family translocator, producing the protein MIDDILTGIPLGFFLSFMIGPVFFVLLETSITKGFRAAMSFDFGVVIADIFFIAVAYFSSYRLIQSIKDDPALFIFGGIIMFTYGMITFLKLRKAHKLIDPDEEVEEIILKKNYLSLFMKGFLLNFINIGVLGFWLAIIITFGPKFDMETSRMAIFFAAVLGAYLFTDICKVLLAKQLRSKLTPVNIIKVKKTSSILLIIFGTVLMIQGWFPKEKEFVKDQLEKIEQSK; encoded by the coding sequence ATGATTGACGATATCCTGACAGGAATTCCATTAGGGTTCTTTCTTAGTTTTATGATTGGACCTGTTTTTTTTGTATTGCTTGAAACCAGTATCACCAAAGGTTTCCGGGCTGCCATGTCTTTTGATTTCGGGGTTGTTATTGCTGATATTTTCTTCATTGCGGTGGCCTATTTCAGTAGTTACCGTCTGATTCAGAGCATTAAAGATGATCCGGCTTTATTCATCTTTGGCGGTATCATCATGTTTACTTATGGGATGATCACTTTTCTGAAACTTCGAAAAGCGCACAAACTCATCGACCCCGATGAAGAGGTTGAAGAAATAATCCTTAAAAAGAATTATTTAAGCCTTTTTATGAAAGGGTTTCTGCTGAATTTCATCAATATCGGTGTACTTGGTTTCTGGTTAGCCATCATCATTACCTTCGGACCTAAATTCGATATGGAAACCTCGCGAATGGCAATATTCTTTGCAGCGGTATTGGGAGCTTATTTATTTACCGATATATGTAAAGTACTTTTAGCAAAACAATTACGCAGCAAATTAACCCCTGTAAATATCATTAAAGTCAAAAAAACCAGCAGTATTTTACTGATAATTTTTGGTACAGTGCTGATGATTCAGGGCTGGTTTCCGAAAGAGAAGGAATTTGTTAAAGATCAGCTGGAAAAAATTGAACAATCAAAGTAA
- a CDS encoding head GIN domain-containing protein: MKKLVFAVLLFAAQLGFSQTKITKTVGDFTTVKAFDKISVQLVESNETKVELSGDRSGDVELINKNGELKIRMAVDKLLKGEEVTAIVYFKKIDAVEASEGAYVSSPATFDSVDFMVSAKEGAEVKLTLDVKKANIKANSGGMVRLTGKAQNQDIVVTSGGIVKASALEGEQTVVAVNAGGEADVTASELVEAKTRAGGTITIYGNPRQINQKTVAGGTIQQHKLSKKTI, translated from the coding sequence ATGAAGAAATTAGTTTTTGCAGTATTGCTTTTTGCAGCACAATTAGGTTTTTCGCAGACAAAAATCACTAAAACTGTAGGTGACTTTACCACCGTAAAGGCCTTTGATAAGATTTCCGTTCAGCTCGTGGAAAGCAATGAAACCAAAGTAGAACTTTCCGGAGATCGCAGTGGCGATGTGGAATTGATAAATAAAAACGGTGAACTGAAGATACGAATGGCAGTGGATAAATTGTTAAAAGGAGAAGAAGTGACTGCCATCGTTTACTTTAAAAAAATAGACGCCGTTGAAGCCAGCGAGGGAGCTTATGTTTCGAGTCCGGCCACTTTTGACAGCGTTGATTTTATGGTAAGCGCCAAAGAAGGAGCCGAAGTCAAACTAACCCTGGATGTAAAAAAAGCTAACATTAAAGCTAATTCCGGAGGTATGGTCCGATTAACAGGAAAAGCCCAGAATCAGGACATCGTGGTTACTTCGGGCGGAATTGTAAAAGCCAGTGCCCTGGAAGGCGAACAAACAGTAGTTGCTGTTAATGCTGGTGGCGAAGCCGATGTTACAGCATCCGAACTGGTTGAAGCAAAAACCAGAGCCGGAGGAACAATTACCATTTATGGGAATCCACGACAAATTAACCAAAAAACGGTTGCCGGCGGAACGATTCAACAGCACAAACTGAGTAAAAAAACAATATAA
- a CDS encoding putative signal transducing protein yields the protein MTEFITIAVFDYPHEITVLKHLLDQTEIQYFFENETMTAIAPMYSQALGGIRLKVHPDDVETVREILKKLKDDSHLRIV from the coding sequence ATGACCGAATTCATCACCATAGCCGTTTTTGATTATCCGCACGAAATTACCGTGCTGAAGCATCTTTTGGATCAAACAGAAATCCAGTATTTCTTTGAGAATGAAACAATGACAGCTATTGCGCCTATGTATTCGCAGGCGTTGGGAGGCATTCGGCTGAAGGTGCATCCGGATGATGTGGAAACTGTACGGGAAATTTTAAAAAAATTAAAGGACGATTCGCATTTGAGAATCGTTTGA
- a CDS encoding DUF6327 family protein — translation MKPKVYSSYDEIDRDLEILKLQKEIDVRKLALTMEKTMEGITPIGMVKNFLGNTGEIISKSGLLKNILLPLLIRKFTKFME, via the coding sequence ATGAAACCTAAAGTGTATTCCTCATATGACGAAATTGATCGTGATTTGGAAATCTTAAAACTCCAGAAAGAAATCGATGTGAGAAAATTGGCCCTTACCATGGAAAAAACTATGGAAGGTATAACACCGATAGGAATGGTAAAAAACTTTTTAGGAAACACCGGAGAAATCATAAGTAAATCTGGATTATTAAAAAACATACTGCTTCCGCTACTTATAAGGAAGTTCACGAAATTTATGGAATAA
- the rnr gene encoding ribonuclease R, with translation MSKKFHKAGKKQKDFSAKIFKILAQDPNKTFNYKQIAAALDVDDTKSRNEIIKELGHLASKEKIQEVERGKYKIISKTEYYEGTVDMTSRKTGYLVSPDLEHDVFIPFQNLNHALDGDKVRAYVYNRRSSRRPEAEVLEVLERAKTEFVGVIDIQKNFAFLTTANAKMYTDIFIPKDRIGAAENGDVVLVKMQDWPKKADSPFGEVIKVLGKPGEHDTEIHAILAEYGLPYDFPIEVEAYAKKLDTSITAEEIAKRRDMRDTLTFTIDPKDAKDFDDALSFKVLENGNYEIGVHIADVSHYVQEGTILEEEAYKRATSVYLVDRVVPMLPEVLSNFACSLRPNEEKYTFSAVFELNDKAELINQWFGRTVTYSDQRFAYEEAQHIIETKGDIIPEELSLTGAKYQVPKEIVEATLKMDELAKIMRRKRMAAGAISFDKVEVKFKLDENDEPVGVYFKVAKDANHLIEEFMLLANRKVAEFIGKQKKTFVYRIHDEPNEDKLINLQTVISKFGYSLNFKSRDSISKSLNTLLEDVNGKKEQNLVDTLAIRSMSKAVYSTDNIGHYGLAFDYYSHFTSPIRRYPDVMAHRLLQHYLDGGKSVSEEDYEEKCMHSSQMESMAANAERDSVKYMQVKYMQDHQDQEFLGVISGVTEWGIYVEIIENKCEGMVRIREIRDDYYTFDEKQYALVGEVSHNILQLGDEVYVKVKNADLVKKQLDFHFIRKQE, from the coding sequence ATGAGTAAGAAGTTTCACAAAGCCGGAAAAAAACAAAAAGATTTTTCCGCAAAGATTTTTAAAATTTTAGCCCAAGACCCAAATAAAACGTTCAACTACAAACAAATAGCGGCCGCACTGGATGTCGACGACACCAAAAGCCGCAACGAGATCATCAAAGAACTAGGCCATCTGGCTTCCAAGGAAAAAATTCAGGAAGTTGAACGAGGCAAATACAAAATCATCTCCAAAACCGAATACTACGAAGGAACCGTCGACATGACCAGCCGAAAAACCGGTTATCTGGTTTCCCCGGATCTGGAGCACGATGTATTCATTCCGTTTCAGAACCTCAACCACGCGCTGGATGGCGACAAGGTAAGGGCTTATGTGTATAACCGAAGAAGTTCCCGAAGACCGGAAGCCGAAGTGCTTGAAGTCCTCGAGCGTGCCAAAACCGAATTTGTAGGCGTAATCGACATACAGAAAAATTTTGCCTTCCTTACAACGGCCAATGCTAAAATGTACACTGACATTTTCATCCCGAAAGATAGAATTGGAGCAGCCGAAAATGGTGATGTGGTTTTGGTGAAGATGCAGGACTGGCCGAAGAAAGCCGACAGCCCTTTCGGAGAAGTCATCAAAGTATTGGGTAAACCGGGCGAACATGATACCGAAATTCATGCGATTCTGGCGGAATACGGATTGCCGTATGACTTCCCTATTGAGGTGGAAGCCTATGCCAAAAAACTGGATACTTCCATAACGGCAGAAGAAATTGCCAAACGCCGTGACATGCGCGACACCTTAACATTCACCATTGACCCTAAAGACGCTAAAGATTTTGACGATGCACTTTCTTTTAAAGTGTTGGAAAATGGTAATTACGAAATCGGGGTGCATATCGCTGACGTGTCGCATTATGTGCAGGAAGGAACTATTTTAGAAGAGGAAGCCTATAAACGTGCTACCTCCGTTTATCTGGTAGACCGTGTGGTTCCGATGTTACCGGAAGTACTGAGTAATTTTGCCTGTTCGCTTCGCCCTAATGAAGAAAAATATACCTTTTCCGCGGTTTTTGAACTGAATGATAAAGCCGAATTGATCAACCAGTGGTTTGGAAGAACGGTAACTTATTCCGACCAGCGTTTTGCATACGAAGAAGCCCAGCACATCATCGAAACCAAAGGTGATATTATTCCTGAGGAACTCTCTTTAACAGGTGCCAAATATCAGGTTCCAAAAGAAATTGTGGAAGCCACTTTAAAAATGGACGAACTGGCTAAAATCATGCGTAGAAAACGTATGGCTGCCGGCGCTATCTCTTTCGATAAAGTGGAAGTAAAATTCAAACTGGATGAAAACGATGAACCTGTAGGAGTATATTTCAAGGTAGCAAAAGACGCCAACCATTTGATTGAAGAATTCATGCTTCTTGCCAACCGAAAAGTGGCGGAGTTCATCGGAAAACAAAAGAAAACTTTCGTCTACCGTATTCACGACGAACCGAACGAAGACAAACTGATCAACCTGCAAACCGTGATTTCGAAATTCGGCTATAGCCTAAACTTCAAATCGCGCGACAGTATTTCCAAATCATTGAACACGTTGTTAGAAGACGTTAACGGTAAAAAAGAGCAGAATTTAGTCGATACCTTGGCCATCCGAAGCATGAGCAAAGCGGTATATTCAACTGATAACATAGGCCATTACGGATTGGCATTCGATTACTATTCGCATTTTACCTCTCCGATCCGACGTTATCCCGATGTGATGGCTCACCGTTTGTTACAGCATTATCTCGATGGTGGAAAAAGTGTTAGCGAAGAAGATTACGAAGAAAAATGTATGCATTCCTCCCAGATGGAAAGTATGGCGGCCAATGCCGAACGCGATTCCGTGAAGTACATGCAGGTAAAATACATGCAGGATCATCAGGATCAGGAATTTTTAGGGGTAATTTCCGGAGTGACCGAATGGGGAATTTACGTGGAAATCATTGAAAACAAATGTGAGGGAATGGTGCGCATCCGTGAAATCCGAGACGACTATTACACGTTTGATGAAAAACAATATGCCTTAGTGGGCGAAGTTTCCCATAACATATTACAATTAGGTGACGAAGTTTACGTTAAGGTGAAGAACGCCGATTTAGTTAAAAAACAATTGGATTTCCATTTTATCAGAAAACAAGAATAA
- a CDS encoding cation diffusion facilitator family transporter, translating into MEHHHDHSIHKHHVEGKNLVYSILLNVIIVVAQVIGGIISGSLALISDALHNFSDVLSLLFSLVAHKLSRHKASMHQTFGLKRAELIAAFVNAFTLVIVAFYLIYEAIDRFFHPKEIGTEIVIWLALLGIVANGFSVLLLKKDADHNLNMKSAYLHLFSDMLASVAVLIGGLLMKYYQIYWIDSVLTLVIAIYLIIVGADLLKKSTKMLMLFTPENIDINEIIAEVHKIKGVRNMHHIHVWHLNEEELHLEAHIECTEDIKMSEFNLILEKAEEVLQEKFGINHITIQPEFHREDDKDFIVQD; encoded by the coding sequence ATGGAACACCATCACGACCACAGCATTCACAAACACCACGTGGAAGGAAAAAACCTGGTGTATTCCATTTTGCTGAATGTGATCATTGTGGTGGCCCAGGTGATAGGAGGCATCATTTCCGGAAGTTTGGCTTTGATTTCTGATGCGCTGCACAATTTCAGCGACGTACTTTCTTTGTTGTTTAGTCTTGTGGCACATAAATTGTCTCGTCATAAAGCTTCCATGCATCAGACGTTCGGACTGAAAAGAGCTGAATTGATTGCCGCTTTTGTAAATGCCTTTACCTTGGTAATTGTCGCTTTTTACCTGATTTATGAAGCTATTGACCGTTTTTTTCATCCAAAGGAAATCGGTACCGAGATAGTGATTTGGCTTGCATTGTTAGGAATCGTTGCTAATGGCTTTTCGGTTTTACTGCTTAAGAAAGATGCCGATCACAACCTGAACATGAAATCGGCCTACCTGCATTTATTCAGTGATATGCTGGCTTCGGTGGCCGTTTTGATTGGCGGATTGCTGATGAAATACTATCAGATTTATTGGATCGACAGTGTACTGACTTTGGTCATCGCCATTTACTTAATCATTGTTGGTGCCGATTTACTTAAAAAATCCACCAAAATGCTGATGCTTTTCACACCCGAAAATATAGACATCAATGAAATCATTGCTGAAGTACATAAGATCAAGGGTGTCCGCAACATGCATCATATCCATGTTTGGCATCTAAACGAAGAAGAATTACACCTCGAAGCTCATATAGAATGTACGGAGGATATCAAAATGAGTGAATTCAACCTGATATTGGAAAAGGCGGAAGAAGTCCTTCAGGAAAAATTCGGTATCAATCACATTACTATCCAACCGGAATTCCACAGAGAAGATGATAAGGATTTTATTGTTCAGGATTAA
- a CDS encoding glutamine--tRNA ligase/YqeY domain fusion protein: protein MSTKEKSLNFIEQIIEDDLKNGLSPDKLRFRFPPEPNGYLHLGHASAICLNFGLGIDYKAPVNLRFDDTNPAKEEQEYVDAIKRDVKWLGFQWAEECYASDYFQQLYDWAVLLIQKGKAYVDSQSSEDMAKQKGTPTQPGTDSPYRNRSVEENLDLFERMKNGEFEEGTHILRAKIDMASTNMLMRDPIIYRILHKHHHRTGDKWCIYPMYDWAHGESDYLEQISHSFCTLEFLPHRELYDWFLDQVYDSSKTRPKQREFARRNLSHTVVSKRKLLQLVQENYVTGWDDPRMSTISGMRRRGYTPASIRNFAETIGIAKRDNLIDVSLLEFCVREDLNKVAPRVMAVIDPVKLVITNYPEGKTEWLEAENNPEEEVMTFRTVPFSKELYIEREDFLEEASSKFFRLTLGKEVRLKNAYIIKGERVVKDADGKITEIHVTYDDDSRSGSGSEASNRKVAGTIHWVSVEHAVKAEIRLYDRLFIDESPDTHKDKNFLDFVNPNSLKTVTGFVEPSLADAKEGDSFQFQRTGYFCVDKDSTAENLVFNKTVDLKDSWEEKGKKEENTINNSLKEINKYFKVNTDEERAAIENMIGENIKTINNYSLLQNSLKKNVNNNKSSLLFSNFIMKYSESIKASDVDGELLQKFYAMSLKSESPFVRYEVIQNLKRDGKNFEIFKTQLSEMKSVEKNETVLHLLSEVV, encoded by the coding sequence ATGTCTACGAAAGAAAAATCATTGAATTTTATAGAGCAAATCATTGAAGACGATTTAAAAAATGGTTTGTCACCTGATAAATTGCGTTTTCGTTTCCCACCTGAACCAAATGGTTATTTGCACTTGGGTCATGCCAGTGCCATTTGTTTGAATTTCGGTTTGGGGATTGATTATAAAGCTCCCGTAAACCTGCGTTTTGACGATACCAATCCGGCCAAAGAAGAGCAGGAATATGTAGATGCCATCAAACGCGACGTGAAATGGTTAGGCTTCCAATGGGCCGAAGAATGTTATGCTTCGGATTATTTCCAGCAGTTATATGACTGGGCAGTGCTTCTTATCCAAAAAGGAAAAGCTTATGTAGACAGCCAGTCTTCTGAAGATATGGCAAAACAAAAAGGAACGCCAACGCAGCCTGGTACCGATAGTCCGTACCGAAACCGTTCGGTAGAAGAAAACCTGGATTTATTCGAACGAATGAAAAACGGTGAATTCGAGGAAGGTACTCATATTTTGAGAGCCAAAATCGACATGGCTTCTACCAATATGCTGATGCGCGATCCTATTATTTACCGAATTTTACATAAACACCATCACAGAACCGGTGATAAATGGTGTATCTATCCAATGTACGATTGGGCACATGGCGAAAGTGATTATTTAGAACAGATTTCGCATTCCTTTTGTACTTTAGAGTTTTTACCACACAGAGAATTATACGATTGGTTCCTGGATCAGGTTTATGATTCTTCCAAAACACGTCCGAAACAACGTGAATTTGCACGAAGAAATCTGTCACACACTGTGGTTTCCAAGCGTAAACTATTACAATTAGTACAGGAAAATTATGTAACGGGATGGGATGATCCTAGGATGTCGACCATTTCCGGCATGCGAAGAAGAGGTTATACACCGGCTTCCATCAGGAATTTTGCGGAAACCATCGGAATCGCAAAACGCGATAACCTTATCGATGTTTCCTTATTGGAATTCTGTGTCCGTGAAGATTTGAACAAAGTGGCACCACGCGTTATGGCGGTTATAGATCCGGTAAAATTGGTCATCACCAACTATCCGGAAGGAAAAACCGAATGGCTTGAAGCCGAAAATAATCCGGAGGAAGAAGTAATGACTTTCAGAACAGTACCGTTTTCAAAAGAACTGTATATTGAAAGAGAGGACTTTTTGGAAGAAGCGAGCAGCAAATTTTTCCGTCTGACTTTAGGAAAAGAAGTGCGTTTGAAAAATGCCTATATTATTAAGGGTGAGAGAGTTGTAAAAGATGCCGACGGTAAAATCACCGAAATTCATGTTACCTACGATGACGACAGCCGAAGCGGAAGCGGAAGCGAAGCCAGCAACCGTAAAGTTGCTGGAACCATTCACTGGGTTTCTGTGGAACATGCCGTAAAAGCCGAAATACGTTTATACGACCGACTGTTCATCGATGAGTCTCCGGACACGCACAAAGACAAGAACTTCCTTGATTTTGTGAATCCGAATTCATTGAAAACGGTTACCGGATTTGTAGAACCGAGCTTGGCTGATGCCAAAGAAGGCGACAGTTTCCAGTTCCAGAGAACAGGTTATTTCTGTGTAGACAAAGACAGTACTGCTGAAAATTTAGTTTTCAACAAAACGGTAGATTTAAAGGATTCATGGGAAGAAAAAGGTAAAAAAGAGGAAAATACCATCAACAACTCACTGAAAGAAATCAATAAGTACTTCAAAGTGAACACGGATGAAGAAAGAGCTGCTATTGAAAATATGATTGGTGAAAACATCAAAACCATCAACAATTACAGTCTGCTGCAGAATTCACTGAAGAAAAATGTCAACAATAATAAGAGTTCTTTATTGTTTTCCAATTTTATCATGAAATATTCCGAAAGTATAAAAGCTTCGGATGTCGATGGTGAACTGCTTCAAAAATTCTACGCCATGTCTTTGAAAAGCGAATCACCATTTGTTCGTTATGAAGTAATCCAGAATCTGAAAAGAGATGGTAAAAATTTCGAAATTTTCAAAACGCAGCTTTCGGAAATGAAATCGGTCGAGAAAAATGAAACCGTACTTCATTTGTTGTCTGAAGTTGTATAA
- a CDS encoding competence protein codes for MPFESLKEKAENIQDNLKNAIDSSIEYYKLWLFKVFMKSTTMVVRVLLMLVFFLFFMFFASIGLALYLGKLMDNTVLGFLAVSSIYLLLVLVAYLIKDKIVEGTMLQRFSKIFFNE; via the coding sequence ATGCCTTTTGAAAGCCTGAAAGAAAAAGCCGAAAATATTCAGGATAACCTGAAAAATGCCATCGACAGCAGTATCGAGTACTATAAACTATGGTTGTTTAAGGTTTTTATGAAATCAACAACCATGGTGGTCAGAGTACTGCTGATGTTGGTATTTTTTCTGTTTTTCATGTTTTTTGCTTCCATAGGATTAGCCTTGTATTTAGGTAAATTAATGGATAACACTGTTTTAGGTTTTTTGGCTGTGAGCAGTATTTACCTGCTTCTGGTACTAGTCGCCTACTTGATAAAAGACAAAATCGTGGAAGGCACTATGTTGCAAAGATTTTCGAAAATATTTTTTAACGAATAA